The segment AGAGAGCGGTAAGTTCCAGGTGGTGAAATAATTTCTCTTATTTCTTGAAGTATAAAGTTAGGCTCTCAGATGAGTCTTTTTTATGCACTTTACTTACCCTTACTAGTCAACAAAATGCCTCAAAGTAAAAAACTCCATCAACATTGTAGCCGATAGAGTTCGTATCTTGTACTTCTTACTTCGTAATTTAAAACACCTGCACGATCAAAAACTTCAGGTAATGCGTATTCTCCCAACCCCAAATGATCGGGTGATCTGAACTCTGCGTTTGAAAAGTAACTTGTCTTAATTGTCTTCGTGCATCCTTTGCCGCCATTTGAATGATCTCTAAAAACAGGTCGGGCTGCACAAGATTGGTGCATGATGAAGTAACAAGAAATCCTCCCGGCTTTACCAGCTTCATACCACGAAGATTAATTTCTTTATAACCCGTGATCGCCTTTTGAATAGTTGCCCTTGATTTGGTGAAGGATGGTGGATCTAGCATCACCACATCATATTGTTTTCCCTCCTTCACCCATGTTTTCAACACATCAAATGCATTCACGCATTCAAATTTGCATTTATCAGCAACGCCGTTCAACTCTGCGTTTTTATTACACATAGCAATAGCATTTTCCGATATGTCAAGCCCAAGCACGCTTTTAGCTCCATATTTCGCTGCATGAATTTCAAATGTTCCTGTATATGTGAATGCGCCTAAAACCTCTGCATCTTTTACAATGTGCTCAATGTGTCGGCGGTTATCCTGTTGATCAAGGAAGTAACCTGTCTTTTGTCCATTAGCAATATCAACATGAAACTTTAATCCGTTTTCGTTGATGATGATATTGGTGTCGAACGGTTCACTTAAGAAACCTTTCTTCTGTTCCATGCCTTCCAGTTCACGGATAGGAACATCGTTACGTTCGTAAATTCCTTTTGGGTGAAAGATATGGTTGATCGCTTTTACAATCGCATCCTTCCACATATCAATACCCAACGCCAATGTTTGTATTACAAAATAATCGTTGAACTTATCAATGATCAGTTGCGGTAAACCATCTGCTTCACCAAAGATCAACCGACAGTTCTCGGTATATCCCATTTGCTGGCGTTGCTTCCATGCTTCGCTCAGTTTGCGTAAAAAGAAATCATCATTTACCTCTTCATTCTTTTTTCTGGTTAGGATACGAACAAGTATCTGCGACTTTGGATTGATATACCCTCTGCCTAAAAACTTGTCGTCATGTGTATGCACATCTACAATCGCACCGGCTTCTGCATTTCCATCAACCCGGTTTACCTCATTTGCAAAAACCCAGGGATGCCCGTTGGCTACACGTTGAGAGATCTTTCTGTTAAGCGTCACTTTTGTCATAGCCGGCAAAGGTATTTTTAAAATATGAGTTTCGTGCAACGAAATCAATTGTGCGTGGGTCAATCAAAAAAAAGCACTTATGAAACCTTATCATCTTTTATTAGTCTGTGCTCTGTTATTGATTGCAGCATGTAGTAAACTCTATCCACCTGAAGGAAATTTCAAAGCCAAATTGCTTGCATCGTTCTGTGCCTTTCATATTGTGCAGATCGAAGATGCTGACGGGAAAGGACGTGGTATGGATTGGACCGATCCTTCAGGTAAGGAGTATAAAAATGTATTTACCGTAAAGAATCATTGCGATTTTGGAAAAACGGGGATAAAGGTGGGCGATACATTCAAGGCAGTAATTATAGATAAGCCGGTTGAAACAAACTGTGCTGTATGTATGGGTTTTATGGAAACACCGCCTTTTCAATGGAACATAAGAGTAGTAGAATAAATTTTTCTGTTTTATGTTTAGGTAAGGCATCCGGAAACGGGTGCTTTTTGATTTACGTGGCTCGTTTAGGGATGAAATAAGTTGGTTTGCTTGGATTATTGAAAGCCAGGTAAATGCATGTCGGGCTATTGTATTAATCATTATTTTTAGTACCTATGAAAAAAATATTTACGGTTGTTTTCTTGGTATTTACACACAGCGTTTTGGCTCAAACAAAGACCTTACCCGGATATTATATTAATCTCTCTTCCGACACTGTCACTTGCCAGATTTCCTTTAAAGACTGGGCAATAAATCCAACGGAAATAAAAATTATTGACGGGAAGAGAACGATTACTTTGGGTCTTAGAGACATGCTGGGATTTGGTGTATCAGGCAAAACACACTATGTGAGGAAAACTGTTACCTATCATCTTAATCCGCTTTCAGGTTTACTTATTCCTGAACAGTTTTCAGACAGTGTAATTACAAAGGAGGTGATGTTAAAAATAGTTAGAAGGGGTAAATTCCAATTATATGAACTGGTGCTTCCTGAACGAGACTATTTTTTTATTGAAAACAAGAACAAAGAAATTGCAGAGCTTATATACAGAGTAAGAAAGTCAGATGTGGAATTAATAGAAGATGAGCAATTTAAGCAACAGTTGTACCGGTATCTTGTGGAGGAGGGTTTAGCAGATAGTTACATTTGGGAAAATAATAAAATAACCTATAGTGCAGAAAAGATTGGAAAGATTGTAAACTATATCAACGGTGCAAATTCATCCAACCAAATCCAGTACGAGACTGTTAAACCCGGATTATCGATAGAGCTAAAAACCGGAGCTTACATTAATTTCTTTCCAACACAATTACAAGACCCAAGAGCTACAATGGTGAAGCTTCCAGCTTCAATATCTCCATCCTTAGGACTTGATTTGATTTTTGCGTTGCCCGGTAAATTTCAAAGAGCAGGCCTAGGCTTAGGTGTAAGTTATAACCATATTAAAGTAAACTTCACTCAAAAAGACTCTTTTTTAACTACGGTTAGCCCAGCATATTATTTTACTACCAAATACAATTACACTTATTCCTCAAGCATACCCACGCTTTTTACAAACTTCTTCGGTTTTTTTGTTTTCAACCCAACTAAAAAAGTTAAGTTTTTTATGACAGCTGGTCTTTCTTATCACTTTACTTTAAAAAAGCAGAATGGAGTAGATGAGTCTTACCAATCTAAAGAAGAAGGCGTTCAAAACGGGAACATTCCTTTTATTCGGTATCAGGAATCGAAGAGAGAGCGGGTCGACATTGTAAATGGCTGGTTTAATTTTAATACAGGTTTGGGGTGTTCGTTCGGCCGACACAAATTGAATTTCACTTATGTCATTCCCAGTGAAGTCACTGCCCGAACAAATCAAAATAACAATTTTACAATCGGAAATGCTGGCCTTTTTTATCATTTCGAGATTCTGAAAAACCGATAAAGACTTTTCTATGTTTTCGGGTTAGTAAATGGTATTTCTAACAGGGCTGTAAGTACAATTCGGTTACTTCCACAAATAATCAGGACAATTTGTCCCAATTCAGCCATTGGCAATATTCTTGACCAGCTTACCTTTGCCGACAATTTTACCTTTTATGGAAGAAAAGACGAACGAAATGACAGAACAAAACGCAGCTGAACTGAACAATACTGCTTTCAGCGAAAATATTAATACGGATGAAAACATTGCAGGTGTGAACCACCTCAATGAGCAAATTGCTGAAGAAACAGAACTGGAAAAGTTGAAAGAAGCTGTGGAAGAAGAGAAGAAAAAATATCTCTACCTCATGGCCGAATTCGACAATTTCCGTCGCCGAACAGCAAAAGAGAGAGTGGAGCAAATGCAAACAGCCGGGAAGGAAGTAATTGTTTCCATGCTGGAAGTACTTGATGATACAGATCGTGCAGAAGCTGAACTGGCGAAAAATGGTGGTGTGGATGAAGGTGTGAAGCTGGTGTTTCATAAACTCCGCTCAACTTTACAAAACCGTGGTCTGAAGGCTATGGAAACAAAAGGACAGGATTTTGATGCCGATAAGCACGAAGCCATTACGGAAATTCCTGCACCCGAAGGGATGAAAGGGAAAGTGATCGATGAAATTGAAAAAGGATATTTACTTAACGATAAGATCATCCGCTTTGCAAAAGTGGTGGTAGGAAAATAAGCCACCAGCCGCAAGCCACTCGCTGCAAGCTGGTTTGCGTTTTACTAAAAGCTTGCAGCTAAAAGCTAGTAGCTATATATGTCAACAAAAAGAGATTTTTACGAAATACTGGGGGTAAGCAAATCTGCTTCAGCGGACGAGATCAAAAAGGCGTACCGCAAAGTTGCGATGCAATATCACCCCGACCGTAATCCCGGAAACAAAGAAGCCGAAGAGAAGTTTAAAGAAGCGGCCGAGGCTTACGAAATTTTAAGTGATGCTGAGAAGAAGTCACAATACGATCGTTACGGACATGCGGGCGTAAGTGGTAATGGCCGTGGTGGATTTGGTGGCGGTCAGAACATGAACATGGATGATATCTTCAGTCAGTTTGGAGATATTTTCGGTGATGATGTATTTGGTAGTTTCTTCGGCGGAGGCCAACGCAGAGGCGGTGGTGGCGGAAGAGCCAGAGGAGTGAGAGGAAGCAATCTTCGTGTTCGTATCAAATTGAATTATGAAGAGATCGCAAAAGGTGCCAGCAAAACGATCAAAGTAAAAAAATACGTTAGCTGTAATACCTGCGGCGGAACCGGTGCAAAAGATAAAAGCAGCATGCAAACCTGCGGTACCTGCGGTGGCAGCGGCCAGGTAAGACGTGTACAAAATACCTTCCTCGGGCAAATGCAGACGGTTACAACCTGTCCAACCTGTAATGGTGAAGGTTCAACCATTGCGCACAAGTGTACTTCTTGTAAAGGTGAAGGCCGGGTATATGGCGAAGAAAATATTACCATTGATATACCGGCAGGTGTACAGGAAGGCATGCAGCTGAATGTGAGTGGTAAGGGAAATATGGGCGAACGTGGTGGTGCTCCGGGTGATTTGATCGTGTTGATCGAAGAAGAAGCACATGCTCATTTGCACCGTGATGGTTTGAATGTGGCGTATGACCTGCACATCTCATTCCCTGATGCTGTGTTTGGTATACAGGCCGAAGTGCCAACCATTGATGGTCGGGCAAAAATAAAAATACCGCCTGGTACGCAAAGTGGTAAAGTGTTTCGTTTAAAAGGTAAAGGTTTCCCTGCTGTGCAGAGCTATGAAAAAGGTGATCAACTTATTTATGTAAATGTTTGGACGCCTCAGCATCTCACATCAGAAGAAAAAGCCATGTTGGAGAAATTACAACAAGGGCAAAACTTTCAACCCAAACCGGAAAAAGGGGAAAAGGGTTTCTTTGAACGGGTGAGGGAAATGTTTAGCTAAATCAGAAAGTGGAATATAGTTAGAGGCGAGTGGTGAAACTGCTCGCCTTTTTTGTGGGCGAACGACAAAGGGTGGGCACTCGCAGCATAAAGCTTACACACCCTTCAACACCATTCCTTATTTTTACGGCTTCCCAAATGCTTAGCAAACATGAGTAATAACCTGATCTATTCCATTCCGGCACGGTTTCGTCGTATTGAAAATCTGCACATCCTTTTCTGGCTTATTAAAGATGCATGTTGGGCACTGAACCTTCACATACCGGCGCTGATCATGATCGTTCCAACCATGTTGGCGGCATTGATTATTACCTGGCAAACAAGAAAGATATTCTCTGAACTGGTGCATAACCTGGCGGTGGTATTCTGGATCACAGCCAACTGTACCTGGATGATCGGTGAGTTTTATGGTTGGGACGAAGGGAAGTTCGGGCTTCGCAATATGTCGTTGATCCCATTCAGCATCGGCTTATTAATTCTTTTCGTGTATTACTTGCTGTATTTCGTAAACCGAAAATTCAGAGAAAAAGTAATTGTTCAAACCGAAGAAGCATTAAAGGAAGAGCTGAGCCATCAAACAGAACGAAAAACAGCCTGAATCTGCTTCGGAAGGTTACCGCTCAATAGTTATCTTTGCGCACCTTAGCAAACCGTTTATGTTGAGTGATGAAATCTTCAGGATGCTGAACTTTCAACTTTCAACTTTCAATTTTAAACTTTACTATGTATCGTTCTCATACCTGTGGCGAATTAAGAAGTAATCATGTTGGTAACTCTGTAACCCTGGCCGGCTGGGTGCAAACCGTTCGTAAGTTTGGCAGCATCACATTTGTTGACTTGCGTGACCGTTACGGCATCACGCAGTTGTTGTTTGGCGAAGAACTGAATAAAGTACTGGATGAAAATCCACTTGGCCGTGAGTTTGTATTGCAGGCAACCGGCACCGTTAGTGAGCGTAGTAACAAGAACCCGAACATTGCCACCGGCGATATTGAAATTCTCATTACTGAATTTAAGGTCCTGAATAAATCAGCCGTTCCTCCTTTTACTATCCAGGACGATACAGATGGTGGCGATGATCTGCGTATGAAATATCGTTTCCTTGATCTGCGTCGTAATGCAGTGAAACGGAATATTGAATTACGTTATGCGGTGAACCGTGCTGCAAGAAACTATTTGCATGGTAATGGTTTCATGGATATTGAAACACCATTCCTGATTAAATCTACTCCTGAAGGTGCAAGAGATTTTGTGGTGCCGAGCCGTATGAACCCCGGACAGTTTTATGCGTTACCACAAAGCCCGCAAACATTTAAGCAATTGTTGATGGTGAGCGGATACGATCGTTACTACCAGGTGGTGAAATGTTTTCGTGATGAGGATCTGCGTGCCGATCGTCAACCGGAATTTACACAGATCGATTGTGAAATGGCATTTGTAGAACAGGAAGATATTCTGAACATGTTTGAAGGGATGATCAAGTCGATCTTTAAAGATGTAAAGAACATCGACTACACCGAAGTTGTTGAGCGTATGACTTGGGAAGAAGCCATGTGGCAATACGGTAACGACAAGCCGGATATTCGTTTCGACATGAAGGTTTGCAATATCAAGTTCCCGGCACATACGTTCCCAACTAAACAGAGCCAATCGGTATTAATTGATGGCGCAGATTTTAAAGTGTTTGATGAAGCAGAAACGGTAGTTGCTATAGCAGTGCCTGGCTGCAGTGAATATACACGTAAGCAAACAGATGAATTAACGGAGTGGGTGAAACGTCCGCAAATTGGTATGAAGGGTTTGGTATTCATCAAATGCAATGCAGACGGAACATACAAAAGCAGTGTCGATAAATTTTACAGCGAAGAGAAATTAAAAGCCATTGCTGAAGCAAGCAATGCAAAAGCAGGTGACTTGATTCTCATACTTGCAGGAGCAGAAGAACGTACACGTAAAGCCATCAGCGATCTGCGTATGTACATGGCTGATAAGCTTGGCTTGCGTAAAGCTGATGATTTTAAATTATTGTGGGTGCTCGACTTTCCATTGTTTGAATTTGCATTGGAAGATCAGGATGGAGGCGGAGCCGGCCGTTGGGTAGCAAGGCATCATCCGTTTACTAGTCCAAAACCAGCACATATTGATATCATGATCAATAACAGTCCAAAGGTGGATGATCTTGATAAATACCTTGAGCATCCATATGCCGGCATCAAAGCCAATGCATATGATATGGTGTTGAACGGAAATGAAATTGGTGGTGGCTCTATCCGTATCTACCAACGTGAGCTGCAGGAAAAAATGTTTGCAGCATTGGGTATGGATGCAGAAGAACAGCAACACAAATTCGGTTTCTTATTGGGTGCGTTTGAATATGGTGCGCCGCCGCATGGTGGTATTGCGTTTGGGTTCGATCGTTTATGTGCAATCCTCGGCGGCAGCGAAAGCATCCGTGACTTTATCGCCTTCCCGAAAAACAATTCAGGAAGAGATGTGATGCTCGATGCGCCAAGTGAAATTGCTGCAAAGCAGTTTGATGAGTTGCAGATAAAATTGGATTTGAAATAGGATTGCAGATGTTAAAAGGCAAATGGAAAGCATTATTGATATTGAATTATGTAAATGCAGCATTCTGGTTGATAATGCTTCTTGTTGTTATATTGAAGCTTTATCAAGCTAATCAAGGCGGAGCGGAAGTGAAATCAAATATTGTAACAGTTGAGGCTGGCGGGGTGATTTTCTTGCTCTTTAATATTCTTTATATCTATGTTTTAAAAACGTACTTCCCTTTTCGTAAATTGACTGGGGCGATCAAAGTTATATATGTTTTAGGATTGGTGTTTGTTGGATTTGTAGCTCTGCTTTTTCTCATTACCCTTGTATTTACTTCTTTTGGTTTTTACTTAGGTAAAGGAGCCTCTAATTCCAATGGTACTGCTTTAATTTTGTGTTTAGTTGTTTTTTCAATTGTCAGTTTATTAATTTTCATCTGGCAAATTCAACTCATGAATGTGCTGAAAAGGAATCAGGAAAATAAATTGAATTCAATCTTAAATTCTATTGGTGTTGAAGAAAGCAATCCCAAAGAGTAACATGAGGCTATTATATAATATTTTATCTTTTTTCCTTTTGATAATTGGGATTTTGGCAGTGATATCGGTATTGTTGTCAATTTTAATAGCTTTGGCTAATCCTGAATTATTGATTGAGACTTTTATTCTTTTAACAGTCGTATTATACACGTTTGCAAGCTTTCTATTTCTACAAAAGGGCATTAAGGCTAACCAAACTTTTAAAGTGTCGTTTCGTGATTTTATAAGGGTTAATGCATTTGGGTCTATTATATACGTAGGGTATAATCTATGGAAGATGTATCAGATTTGGTTTGACCAATCAGGAGTCAAAAAAATGGCAAAAGACATAGCTGGCTTGCAACCATCAGGCTCTATGTTGTCTGAAACTTATATTCTTACCTTACTTAAAGCTGGGTTCTTATTTAGTCTCTTTTACATGCTTGCTCTTGTGGTGCATATTGTCATCACATTAATCCTAGTAAAAAAACATTCAAACTTATTTGTGAAAAATACAGAGAAGTAAGAGCTTAGAAAAGCTCGTTAGCAATACTTCCGCTTCTTCTTCGTTTCTTTATACAAACGAAACCTATGCGCATTCTTCTACTTAGTTTGGTTGCTGCCATCACTCTCTTTTCCTGTAAGAAAAAGGATAAAGATGCCAATGGCGCACAAACATTGCTCAACGTGAAATACGGAACAGATGCAAAGCAGGCAATGGATGTTTACCTGCCTTCGGGCAGAAGCACCACTGCAACTCCTGTACTGATTCTTATTCATGGAGGTGGCTGGACGGAAGGCAGTCGTGCCGACCTTAATGCTTATGTTGATACACTGAAACGCCGTGTTCCGCAATACGCCATCTTCAACATCAGCTATCGGTTGGCAGCAAATGGACAGAATCTTTTTCCTACTCAAGAGGAGGATGTAAAAGCGGCAGTAGAATTTATTTACAGCAAACGGGAAGAGTACAGAATAACTGATCGGTTTGGAGTCATCGGCGCAAGTGCCGGCGCACATCTTGCTTTGCTGCATGCATACAAATACTCAGCCCCGGTGAAAATGAAAGCTGTTGTTTCGTTTTTCGGTCCAACAGAATTGGTGCAGATGTATAACAATCCGCCTAATCCATTGGTGCCGGTGTTGCTCGCTTCAGTTACCGGTGCTACCCCAACTTCTAACCTTACTCTTTACCAGCAATCATCGCCATTCAATTTTGTTGTGAGCAGCAGTTCCCCAACATTGTTGCTGCACGGCAGCAACGATATTGTTGTTGCGCCTTCGCAATCAGAAATATTGAAAGACAAGTTGAATACAGTTAGCGTGCCCAATCAATATGTATTATATCCCGGAGGCGGTCATGGCGATTGGAGCCCATTGATTTACTTCGATGCTTTCAATAAAATCGATGCTTTTTTAAAACTTTATCACCCATAAAAGGGTGTTGCCATTTCTCATATCTGCTGTCTTAAATTTCCATAATTACTATAACTTGCCTGCATGCAGGCTCCATTGGCAGAACGGTTACGTCCAAAACAATTGACCGACCTTGTTGGTCAGCAACACCTCACGGGGCAAGGCGGTATTCTGCAAAAAGCAATTGCCAGCGGCAACATTCCCAGTATGATCTTGTGGGGCCCTCCGGGTGTTGGGAAGACAACTATTGCCAATATCATTGCACATAACGTAAGTGCTACGTATTACCAGTTAAGTGCCATCAGCAGTGGTGTAAAAGATGTGCGTGAAGTAATTGAGCAGGCGAAACAGGAAACAAAAGCCATTTTATTTATTGATGAGATCCATCGTTTCAATAAAGGTCAACAGGATGCATTGTTAGGTGCTGTTGAAAAAGGAATTATCACATTGATTGGTGCTACCACAGAAAATCCATCGTTCGAAGTGAATAGCGCCTTGCTCAGCCGTTGCCAGGTATTTGTATTGAAAGCATTGGATGAACATGATCTTGTTCAGTTGCTACAGAAAGCAATTACAGATGATGTTGTGTTGAAAGAAAAGAAGATCGAATTAAAAGAAACGGAAGCATTGATTCGGTTAAGTGGTGGTGATGCAAGGAAATTATTAAACCTGTTAGAAATTGTTACTGACAGTTCTGGTAATGAAATGCTGATTACAGATGAGTCGGTGTTACAAACTGTTCAGCAAAAAATGGCGTTGTACGATAAAAGCGGTGAGCAGCATTATGATATTATCTCTGCATTTATCAAATCCATTCGAGGCAGCGATCCCAATGCGGCTGTGTATTGGTTGGCAAGAATGATCGAAGGTGGAGAAGATGTAAAATTCATTGCACGTCGTTTATTAATACTTGCAAGTGAAGATATCGGTAATGCAAATCCCAATGCATTGTTACTCGCCAATGCTACGTTTGATGCGGTGAATAAGATCGGTTATCCTGAGTCGCAACTTATTTTATCGCAATGTGTCATTTATCTCGCTTCGAGTGCAAAAAGTAATACGGCTACTGTTGCCATAGGCAATGCGATGGCTGCTGTTAAACAATTTGGCGATTTGTCTGTTCCTCTGCATATCCGTAATGCGCCAACAAAGCTGATGAAGAATATGGACTACGGTAAAGGGTATCAGTATTCACACAGCTATGAAAACAATTTTTCATCACAGGAATATTTACCCGAGAAAATTGTTGGAACAAAATTTTATGAACCCGGTAAAAATATAAGAGAGGAGGAGCTGCGGAGATTTCTGAAACAGCTCTGGAAAGAAAAGTATAATTATTAATCAATCAACTTTATGAAGCAAGTTTCTTTGTTCGTTTTTGTTTGCCTGTTCCTGTTACAAGGAATCAATGCCCAAACCACTATTCAGCGTGATCCTGAAATTGAAAAGATGGTCACTGCTATTTCGCCTGATTCACTCAAAGCTTACATTCTGAAAATGGTGAGTTTCGGTACTCGCCATACCATGAGTACGGTTACTGATCCCAAACAAGGCATTGGTGCAGCACGTGAATGGGTGGTAGCAAAGTTTAAAGAGTTTGCCAAGCAATCAAATGGACGAATGACGGCCTTTGTTGATACAACAACTTTACAGCCCGACGGCAGACGCATCAGCAAACCGGTGAACCTTGGCAACGCTATGGCGATTTTGAAGGGAACCAATACTGCTGATCAACGCATCTTCGTTATCAGCGGTCATTTAGATAGTCGTGTTACAGATGTAATGAATACAACCAGCGAAGCACCCGGTGCAAATGATGACGCAAGTGGTGTGGCTGCAGTGCTTGAGTGTGCACGCATCATGAGTAAGTATGAGTTTTCTGCTACGATCATTTTTGTTGCTGTAAGTGGTGAAGAACAAGGCTTGTTAGGTGCGAATTTTATGGCAGGGAAAGCAAAAGATCAAAACTGGATCATAGAAGCGGTGTTGAACAATGATATTATGGGTTCAAACAACAGCAGTGAAACAAATATCATCAACAATACAAAAGTGCGTGTGTTCAGCGAAGGATTGCCTGCGTATGAATTAGATAAAGCTGCAGCAAACATCCGCAATCTTGGTTTGGAGAATGATGGAAAGTCAAGACAGTTGGCACGTTATGTAAAAGAAATCGGCGAGCGTTATGTAGATAATTTAGAAGTGGTGATGGTGTATCGTAACGATCGATTTTTACGTGGTGGTGATCACACACCGTTTATTCAAAAAGGATTTGCGGCAGTACGGATTACTGAGATGAATGAAAACTTCAATCATCAACACCAGGATTTACGCACGGACAAAGGAGTACAGTTTGGTGACTTACCCGAGTTTATGGATTTCGTTTATCTGGCAAAGAATACGGGAATCAATCTTGCATCATTAGCGAATCTTGCAAAAGCACCAGCAATGCCATTAGAAGTAAAGATTGAAACAAGAAGTTTAACCAATTATTCGCTCATCAGTTGGAAACAGCCTGCAGTGGGAAAAGTGAAGGGCTATTATGTGTTGCTGCGTGAAACAACAAGTGCTGTTTGGCAAAAGAAAATTTTTACAACTGAAACTAATGTGAAATTACCTTACTCAAAAGACAATTATTTTTTCGCAGTGCAATCCGTTAACGAAAACGGTAATGAAAGTTTGCCTGTAGTACCAACACCCGGACGATGATGAAACTAAATTGGAACTTGAAGAAATTTGAAGCATTAACGCCATACGAGTTATACAACATCATGTGGTTGCGTAATGAAGTATTTGTAGTAGAACAAAACTGCGTGTACCAGGATGCTGATTATAAAGATCAGAAAGGCTGGCATTTGATGGGCGTTGATGAAGAGGATAGGCTAATGGCCTATGTTCGATTGTTGCCGGTTGGTGTTTCTTATGAAAATGAACCTTCAATAGGCAGAGTAGTTACAAGCCCTGCTGCAAGAGGTACAGGAGTTGGCAGAGAGTTGATGCAGATTGCTATTCAGCAGTGCAAAGAGCTATTTGGAAATACAGATATCAAAATTGGAGCACAGTTTTACCTGTTTAAGTTTTATTCATCACTCGGTTTTGAGCAAACAAGTGAGATTTATCTGGAAGATAATATTGAGCATATAGAAATGATTCGGAATTGTGAAAAGGAATAGGTAATTTTACTTAACACCACAAGTAAAACTGCTTAAAAGCCTATGTCAGTAAGGGTTTCCACCGATAATGAGAAAGAAAAAATTTTGAACTTCAGAATTAGTTCTCTAATATTGCCTTGTCGTATCCAATACAAGAAAAACCAAACATCCGATTCTATGAAACTACGTACATTGTACATTTCCCTGTACGCATTACTGCTTATGCTAAGCAGCATTCAAGAACTGAATGCACAGATTGGATTATCTTCTGCAAATTCCCGTTTTGAAATTGGTTTAGATTTAGGCCCGATGAGTTTTCTTGGTGACCTTGGTGGTAACCGTGGAAGAGGAGGCTATGGCCCTAAAGACAACAATCTTCCTGTAACGAATGCGATCATTGGTATTTCTGCTTCTTATTATCCTGCAGAGTGGATTGGGTTCCGTTTGTCAGGTAACTATGGTAAAATGGAAGGTGATGATCGCCTGGTAAAACAAAAGCAACCGGCTGATACATGGGAAGGTTCAAGAAAATACAGGAACCTTACATTCCGCTCACCTTTATACGAAGCTTACGCCGCACTTGAAATTTATCCTACAGCATTTATCAGCTTAAAGAACGGATCAGGGTTACCACGTTTCCGTCCATATGGTATCGTTGGCTTCGGTGTGTTTAAATTTAAGCCACAGGGCTTGTATAAAGATCCTGCAGGTAATGAATCATGGATCGATCTGAAACCACTCCGTTTAGAAGGACAAGGAATGGTTGAAACAGGAATTCCTGAATACAGTCTAGTGAATTATGCTATTCCAATGGGCGTAGGC is part of the Lacibacter sediminis genome and harbors:
- a CDS encoding replication-associated recombination protein A encodes the protein MQAPLAERLRPKQLTDLVGQQHLTGQGGILQKAIASGNIPSMILWGPPGVGKTTIANIIAHNVSATYYQLSAISSGVKDVREVIEQAKQETKAILFIDEIHRFNKGQQDALLGAVEKGIITLIGATTENPSFEVNSALLSRCQVFVLKALDEHDLVQLLQKAITDDVVLKEKKIELKETEALIRLSGGDARKLLNLLEIVTDSSGNEMLITDESVLQTVQQKMALYDKSGEQHYDIISAFIKSIRGSDPNAAVYWLARMIEGGEDVKFIARRLLILASEDIGNANPNALLLANATFDAVNKIGYPESQLILSQCVIYLASSAKSNTATVAIGNAMAAVKQFGDLSVPLHIRNAPTKLMKNMDYGKGYQYSHSYENNFSSQEYLPEKIVGTKFYEPGKNIREEELRRFLKQLWKEKYNY
- a CDS encoding GNAT family N-acetyltransferase, yielding MMKLNWNLKKFEALTPYELYNIMWLRNEVFVVEQNCVYQDADYKDQKGWHLMGVDEEDRLMAYVRLLPVGVSYENEPSIGRVVTSPAARGTGVGRELMQIAIQQCKELFGNTDIKIGAQFYLFKFYSSLGFEQTSEIYLEDNIEHIEMIRNCEKE
- a CDS encoding M28 family metallopeptidase, translating into MKQVSLFVFVCLFLLQGINAQTTIQRDPEIEKMVTAISPDSLKAYILKMVSFGTRHTMSTVTDPKQGIGAAREWVVAKFKEFAKQSNGRMTAFVDTTTLQPDGRRISKPVNLGNAMAILKGTNTADQRIFVISGHLDSRVTDVMNTTSEAPGANDDASGVAAVLECARIMSKYEFSATIIFVAVSGEEQGLLGANFMAGKAKDQNWIIEAVLNNDIMGSNNSSETNIINNTKVRVFSEGLPAYELDKAAANIRNLGLENDGKSRQLARYVKEIGERYVDNLEVVMVYRNDRFLRGGDHTPFIQKGFAAVRITEMNENFNHQHQDLRTDKGVQFGDLPEFMDFVYLAKNTGINLASLANLAKAPAMPLEVKIETRSLTNYSLISWKQPAVGKVKGYYVLLRETTSAVWQKKIFTTETNVKLPYSKDNYFFAVQSVNENGNESLPVVPTPGR